One genomic window of Triplophysa rosa linkage group LG11, Trosa_1v2, whole genome shotgun sequence includes the following:
- the LOC130561770 gene encoding hydroxyacid-oxoacid transhydrogenase, mitochondrial-like, whose product MCQIEAVKEAPKLIIVGWETNIHETQFQKGAYVYFVVNYTKVAIFDLEDMKAKTGIASRAIKPTLGMVDPLHTLHMPSRVAANSGFDVLCHALESFTALPYNQRSPCPPNPLNRPAYQGSNPISDVWARHALKIVAKYLKRAVRDPEDVEARSSMHLASVFAGIGFGNAGVHLCHGMSYPIAGNVKTHRAKGYNVNHPIVPHGLSVVLTSPAVFAFTASMCPERHLEAAQILGPDVTNVKKEDAGRLLADTLRMFLYDLDVEDGLSAIGYTEEDIPSLVKGTIPQERVTKLSPRAHSEEDLSDLFAASMKLY is encoded by the exons ATGTGCCAGATTGAGGCTGTAAAAGAAGCACCAAAGCTCATCATCGTGGGTTGGGAAACAAACATTCATGAAACACAGTTCCAA AAAGGTGCATAcgtttattttgttgttaattATACCAAAGTGGCCATCTTTGATTTGGAAGACATGAAGGCTAAAACTG GCATAGCGAGTCGAGCAATAAAGCCCACGTTGGGTATGGTGGATCCATTGCACACTCTTCACATGCCGTCCCGAGTGGCAGCTAACAGCGGGTTCGATGTGCTCTG TCATGCACTAGAGTCTTTTACTGCGTTGCCTTACAACCAAAGGAGTCCGTGCCCACCCAACCCCCTGAATCGCCCTGCCTACCAGGGTAGTAATCCAATCAGTGATGTATGGGCAAGACACGCTCTCAAGATTGTTGCCAAATACTTGAAACG GGCGGTGCGTGACCCAGAAGATGTGGAGGCTCGGTCCAGCATGCACCTGGCCAGTGTGTTCGCAGGAATTGGTTTTGGCAATGCTGGAGTCCATTTATG tCATGGAATGTCATACCCTATTGCCGGGAATGTCAAAACTCATAGAGCCAAAGGCTACAATGTAAACCATCCTATAGTG CCTCATGGACTGTCTGTAGTTCTCACAtctcctgctgtttttgcctttACTGCCAGCATGTGCCCAGAGCGCCACCTGGAGGCAGCACAGATACTAG gtccTGATGTGACTAACGTTAAGAAAGAAGACGCCGGCCGTTTATTGGCTGACACTCTTAGAATGTTTTTATATGACCTGGATGTGGAGGACGGCTTGTCTGCCATTGGCTACACTGAAGAGGACATTCCATCTTTAGTGAAGGGCACTATCCCTCAG gagAGGGTCACTAAACTGTCCCCTAGAGCTCACAGTGAAGAGGATTTGTCTGATCTGTTTGCTGCCTCCATGAAGCTCTATTGA
- the LOC130562176 gene encoding intercellular adhesion molecule 2-like encodes MLLGFYGLANLSAVLLLASLTGTHAECPLELNPQRVVVRYGSNVSVDCSTNITHKGIGWEASEGPVPTNRDQNLITWRVLNLRQWDIEPMCYINYDRTQCERNLPITIYKTPESVSINTADRTGPMNEFSTYKLQCDVVNVAPVQNLTVKWYKGETLMHKETFTDPIKTPVNTTPILQITADRSDDGVQYRCEAELELGAEGPQPPPAVTSEPLQLTVHYPPLHKLFNDNISTSGGEVSLNCTTAANPAATYTWYSEHLKETRSSSVLSSSTLSPGNYTCTAKNLLGMSTKMFTVRRTGGRGTFWAILLSGLGALVILIVSYTIYKCKTVSRSYVI; translated from the exons ATGCTTCTTGGTTTTTATGGACTTGCTAATCTCTCGGCAGTTTTACTGTTAGCGAGTCTTACAG GTACACATGCTGAATGTCCTCTTGAGCTCAACCCACAGCGAGTTGTTGTGAGGTACGGCAGCAATGTTTCAGTGGACTGTAGCACTAATATCACACATAAAGGGATCGGGTGGGAAGCCAGTGAGGGACCAGTACCCACGAACAGAGACCAGAATCTGATCACCTGGAGAGTGTTGAACCTCAGACAATGGGACATAGAGCCAATGTGCTATATCAACTATGACAGGACACAATGTGAAAGAAATCTTCCAATCACTATTTACA AGACTCCAGAGAGCGTGTCCATCAACACAGCTGATCGCACAGGACCGATGAATGAATTCTCCACATATAAACTTCAGTGTGATGTTGTGAATGTGGCTCCTGTTCAGAATCTCACTGTGAAATGGTATAAAGGAGAGACTCTGATGCATAAAGAGACCTTCACAGACCCCATCAAGACACCAGTGAATACAACACCTATACTTCAGATCACTGCAGACAGAAGTGATGATGGAGTTCAGTACAGATGTGAAGCAGAGCTGGAACTGGGAGCAGAAGGACCTCAACCTCCTCCAGCAGTGACATCAGAACCTCTTCAGCTCACAGTACATT ATCCACCACTACACAAGCTGTTCAATGACAATATCAGCACAAGTGGTGGAGAGGTCAGTCTGAATTGTACAACGGCAGCAAACCCGGCTGCTACCTACACCTGGTACTCAGAACATCTGAAAGAGACGAGAAGCTCATCAGTGCTCTCATCTTCTACATTGAGTCCAGGAAACTACACGTGCACTGCCAAAAACCTTCTAGGAATGTCCACTAAAATGTTCACCGTCAGAAGAACAG GTGGTCGCGGTACATTCTGGGCTATTCTTTTATCTGGCCTGGGGGCGCTTGTAATATTAATCGTGTCTTACACAATATACAAGTGTAAGACGGTTTCCCGGAGTTATGTCATTTAA